In one window of Flavobacterium ginsengisoli DNA:
- a CDS encoding phage tail protein: MATPYLGEIRIMSFNFAPKGWTLCNGQFLPINQNQALFSLLGTMYGGNGQTTFALPNLKGRIPIHFGNGHTIGDQGGEEAHTVSVSELPQHTHILQAKTDSVSTNVPSSLNSLANTAPNLVYSGQSQNFTSMNSGSLKSIGGSQPHLNMQPFLTLNFCISLQGIFPSQN; encoded by the coding sequence ATGGCAACACCTTATTTAGGAGAAATACGTATCATGTCTTTTAACTTTGCTCCAAAAGGCTGGACTTTATGTAATGGGCAGTTTTTGCCTATAAACCAAAATCAAGCTTTGTTTTCTCTACTAGGAACAATGTATGGAGGCAATGGACAAACGACATTTGCTTTACCAAATTTAAAAGGAAGAATTCCTATTCATTTTGGAAATGGGCATACAATAGGAGACCAAGGTGGAGAAGAAGCACATACTGTAAGTGTATCAGAACTGCCTCAGCACACTCATATATTGCAGGCGAAAACAGATTCGGTAAGTACCAATGTACCTAGCTCTTTAAATTCATTGGCTAATACTGCCCCTAATTTAGTTTATAGCGGTCAAAGTCAAAATTTTACTTCGATGAACTCTGGTTCTCTTAAAAGTATCGGCGGAAGTCAGCCTCATTTAAACATGCAGCCATTCCTTACCTTGAATTTTTGTATTTCTTTACAAGGTATTTTTCCTTCTCAAAATTAA